One Janthinobacterium sp. TB1-E2 genomic region harbors:
- a CDS encoding NADH-quinone oxidoreductase subunit A: MNLENYFPVLLFIIIGLGVGIAPQLLGRLLGPNKPDAAKLSPYECGFEAFEDARMKFDVRYYLVAILFILFDLETAFFFPWGVAMRDLGWAGFVTMMVFIAEFVVGFWYIWKKGALDWE, from the coding sequence GTGAACCTCGAAAATTACTTCCCCGTCCTGCTGTTCATTATTATCGGCCTTGGTGTCGGTATCGCTCCCCAGCTCCTGGGGCGCCTGTTAGGCCCTAACAAGCCTGACGCAGCAAAACTCTCCCCGTACGAATGTGGTTTTGAAGCATTCGAAGACGCGCGCATGAAATTTGATGTGCGCTACTATCTGGTCGCAATCCTGTTTATTTTGTTCGATCTGGAAACGGCATTCTTTTTCCCATGGGGCGTTGCAATGCGCGACCTGGGCTGGGCCGGTTTCGTCACGATGATGGTGTTCATCGCTGAATTCGTGGTCGGATTTTGGTACATTTGGAAGAAAGGTGCCCTTGACTGGGAATAA
- the secG gene encoding preprotein translocase subunit SecG yields the protein MNMMFNLVVVVQVISALSIIALVLLQHGKGADMGAAFGSGASGSLFGATGSSNFMSKSTGVAAAIFFGATLALSLMANQRATTVGGGVMDKVVKPVPVTGAGAIPTTVPAAAPAASAPAAAAPVASTPAGAIPK from the coding sequence ATGAACATGATGTTCAATCTGGTAGTGGTAGTACAGGTTATTTCGGCATTGTCGATTATCGCGCTGGTGTTGTTGCAGCACGGTAAGGGCGCCGACATGGGCGCCGCCTTCGGTTCGGGCGCCTCGGGCAGCCTGTTCGGTGCGACGGGTTCGTCGAACTTCATGTCGAAATCGACGGGCGTCGCCGCCGCGATCTTCTTCGGCGCCACCCTGGCCCTGTCGCTGATGGCCAATCAGCGCGCCACGACGGTCGGCGGCGGCGTGATGGATAAAGTCGTCAAGCCAGTGCCGGTCACCGGCGCGGGCGCGATCCCGACGACGGTGCCTGCTGCAGCTCCGGCTGCCAGCGCTCCAGCGGCGGCGGCACCGGTTGCCAGCACCCCGGCAGGCGCGATTCCGAAGTAA